A genome region from Brassica oleracea var. oleracea cultivar TO1000 chromosome C2, BOL, whole genome shotgun sequence includes the following:
- the LOC106327655 gene encoding serine/threonine protein phosphatase 2A 59 kDa regulatory subunit B' eta isoform-like, producing the protein MWKQILSKLPNKKSSKNEHHHRGREHGGHSSSSSSSHASTSKSSDNGVGKTKHSQTKERSTASSDVNPKSSANNNNNNNGVFTPYEALPSFKDVPNTEKQTLFIKKLNLCRVVFDFTDPTKNIKEKDIKRQTLLELVDYVNSANGKFSEGSVQEVVRMVSANIFRTLNPQPRENKVIDALDLEEEEPSMDLAWPHLQLVYELFLRFVASPETDTKLAKRYIDQSFVLRLLDLFDSEDPRERDCLKTILHRIYGKFMVHRPFIRKSINHIFYRFVFETEKHNGIAEFLEILGSIINGFALPLKEEHKVFLVRVLIPLHKPKCLQMYHQQLSYCITQFVEKDCKLADTVIRGLLKYWPVTNSSKEVMFLNELEEVLEATQPPEFQRCMVPLFRRIARCLNSLHFQVAERALFLWNNNHIENLIMQSRKVILPIIFPALERNAQKHWNQAVHSLTLNVRKIFQDLDPEWFKECLAKFKEDESKEGETKAKREATWKRLEEAGMRKGK; encoded by the exons ATGTGGAAACAGATTCTAAGTAAGCTCCCAAACAAAAAGTCTTCAAAGAACGAACACCATCACCGTGGACGTGAGCACGGTGGCCATTCTTCTTCATCATCATCATCTCATGCTTCTACTTCCAAAAGCAGTGACAATGGCGTCGGGAAAACAAAGCATTCACAGACAAAAGAGAGATCTACTGCTTCTTCTGATGTGAATCCAAAGAGCAGTGCTAACAACAACAACAACAACAACGGAGTCTTCACTCCTTATGAAGCATTACCAAGTTTCAAAGACGTCCCCAACACCGAAAAACAAACCCTTTTCATAAAGAAGCTAAACCTATGCCGTGTAGTCTTTGACTTCACAGATCCCACAAAGAACATCAAGGAGAAAGACATCAAGAGACAGACACTCCTCGAGCTTGTGGACTACGTCAACTCCGCCAACGGAAAGTTCAGCGAAGGGAGCGTTCAAGAAGTCGTCCGAATGGTCTCTGCCAACATATTCAGAACGCTGAACCCTCAGCCGCGCGAGAACAAAGTCATCGACGCATTAGACCTCGAGGAGGAAGAGCCTTCCATGGACCTCGCCTGGCCTCACTTGCAGCTAGTGTACGAGCTTTTCTTGAGGTTCGTCGCTTCACCCGAGACAGACACCAAGCTCGCCAAGCGTTACATAGACCAATCCTTCGTCCTCCGGTTACTAGACCTATTCGACTCCGAGGATCCTAGAGAGAGGGACTGCTTAAAAACAATCCTCCACCGGATCTACGGTAAATTCATGGTCCACCGTCCTTTCATCAGGAAGTCCATAAACCACATCTTCTACAGGTTTGTATTCGAGACGGAGAAACACAACGGGATCGCTGAGTTTCTCGAGATCTTGGGAAGTATCATCAACGGATTCGCTCTTCCGTTGAAAGAAGAGCACAAAGTGTTTCTGGTTCGGGTTTTGATACCTCTCCACAAACCCAAATGCTTGCAGATGTATCACCAGCAGTTGTCTTATTGCATCACGCAGTTTGTGGAAAAGGATTGCAAACTCGCTGATACGGTTATAAGAGGGTTGCTGAAGTACTGGCCCGTGACGAATAGTTCTAAAGAGGTTATGTTTTTGAATGAGTTGGAGGAAGTGCTGGAAGCAACTCAGCCACCGGAGTTCCAGCGGTGCATGGTGCCGCTGTTTCGCCGGATTGCTCGGTGTTTGAACAGTCTGCATTTTCAG GTTGCAGAGAGAGCTTTATTCTTATGGAACAACAATCACATAGAGAATCTGATAATGCAGAGCCGCAAAGTCATTCTCCCAATCATATTCCCTGCGTTGGAGAGAAACGCACAGAAACACTGGAACCAAGCTGTTCACAGCTTGACACTAAACGTGAGAAAGATATTCCAAGACCTTGACCCTGAGTGGTTCAAGGAATGCCTTGCTAAGTTCAAAGAAGATGAATCAAAGGAAGGTGAGACCAAGGCCAAACGTGAAGCCACTTGGAAACGGTTGGAAGAAGCTGGGATGCGAAAGGGTAAATGA
- the LOC106327300 gene encoding serine/threonine protein phosphatase 2A 55 kDa regulatory subunit B' delta isoform-like: MFKQILGKLPKKPSSAKFWDNSESQPPDNNNQGEEVLTQRSSSDGDSVSSVEVLPRLRDVPISEKQELFLKKLRLCCVVFDFVSEPQQNLKEKEIKRQTLLEVVDYVISSGNNGKFPEPVIQEATKMVSANLFSSNTHQQWKKNKTPEGLDLEQEEEGGSLNPSWPHLQIVYEFLLRLVASPNTDAKISKKYIDPTFVLKLLDLFDSEDHREREYLKTILHRIYGRFMVHRPFIRKTMNNILYDFILETGKHSGIAEFLEVLGSIINGFALPLKEEHKLFLTRVLVPLHKLKCLPNYHQQLSYCVIQFVEKDCKLADTVIRGLLKYWPVTNSSKEIMFLNELEEILESTQGTEFERCMVPLSRQIAQCLSSSHFQVAERALYLWNNDHVSSLVRQNSRIILPIVFPALEKNGSSHWNQAVKNLTENVLKVLSDTNPELFEECLRKFQEDQQNAEDNKKKNGETWRQLEEIVASKGHTSMEK, translated from the exons ATGTTTAAGCAGATACTTGGGAAGCTTCCTAAGAAACCTTCTTCCGCTAAGTTTTGGGATAATAGTGAGTCCCAACCCCCAGATAACAACAACCAAGGTGAAGAAGTTTTAACCCAGAGATCATCATCAGATGGAGATTCTGTTTCTTCTGTTGAGGTGTTGCCAAGGCTGAGAGATGTTCCCATCTCCGAGAAGCAAGAACTGTTCCTCAAGAAGCTTAGACTATGCTGCGTAGTGTTTGACTTCGTCTCCGAGCCTCAGCAAAACCTCAAGGAGAAAGAGATCAAAAGGCAAACACTTCTCGAAGTCGTGGACTACGTCATCTCCTCAGGGAACAATGGAAAGTTCCCCGAACCAGTTATCCAAGAAGCTACAAAGATGGTTTCGGCGAATCTCTTTAGTAGTAACACTCACCAACAATGGAAGAAGAACAAAACTCCAGAAGGATTAGACTTGGAACAAGAAGAAGAAGGAGGGTCTCTGAACCCTTCTTGGCCTCACTTGCAGATAGTTTACGAGTTCCTTCTACGACTCGTCGCGTCTCCCAACACAGACGCCAAGATATCCAAGAAATACATCGATCCCACCTTCGTCCTCAAGCTCCTGGACCTGTTCGACTCTGAAGACCACAGGGAGAGGGAGTATCTCAAAACCATACTCCACCGGATCTACGGGAGGTTCATGGTTCACCGCCCTTTCATCAGGAAAACGATGAACAACATCTTGTACGACTTCATCTTGGAGACAGGGAAACACTCTGGTATCGCCGAGTTTCTCGAAGTGTTGGGATCAATCATCAACGGGTTTGCGTTGCCTCTCAAGGAAGAACACAAGCTCTTCCTCACTAGAGTGCTGGTTCCTCTGCACAAACTGAAGTGCTTGCCTAACTACCATCAGCAACTTTCTTACTGCGTTATACAGTTTGTTGAGAAAGATTGTAAGCTCGCTGATACCGTTATTAGAGGGCTGTTGAAGTACTGGCCGGTTACTAACAGCTCTAAAGAGATCATGTTCTTGAATGAGTTGGAGGAGATTCTAGAATCGACTCAGGGAACAGAGTTTGAACGGTGTATGGTTCCGCTCTCTCGCCAAATTGCTCAGTGCTTGAGCAGTTCTCACTTTCAG GTAGCGGAACGGGCTTTGTACTTATGGAACAACGATCATGTTAGTAGTTTGGTGAGACAGAACAGTAGAATCATTTTACCAATTGTGTTTCCGGCTCTGGAGAAGAACGGTAGTAGTCATTGGAATCAGGCTGTGAAGAACTTGACTGAGAATGTTCTCAAGGTTTTGTCTGATACGAATCCGGAACTGTTTGAAGAGTGTTTGCGCAAGTTTCAAGAAGATCAGCAGAATGCAGAGGACAACAAGAAGAAGAATGGAGAAACATGGAGACAGCTAGAGGAGATTGTTGCTTCCAAAGGACACACATCAATGGAGAAGTAA
- the LOC106327299 gene encoding uncharacterized protein LOC106327299, whose translation MGDSVCLARSFSQPADTSSHEVIPRGVLTESVSFGRFASETLQWAKWSAFTQNRYLEEVERFTKPGSVAEKKAFFEAHFKNRASGNTTKTKKTQEVQKENLVDSEVPLVSEVRRGDVVCSAVKIIHETVCEVPEENLVDSEVTCIEVFSAEMGSVAPSVSVTDAISEKFDSVVVPEDEDLDKENSTSLSKERHPSSSSGSKTNSRSSIPESSFSVALDLPLKKARKEPLSTRKRSTNVSRNQSRSPPQPFHMSINCAPTDNSGKKMHQSGSRSSTKVKDALKADKERSGPSSVHMPLNSATSTRQTTKTAPKRLARRSTTQKTSSSNAGTSAKPKGNEPTVASKGRKRPLSRGAKEDSDVPKCSTRASALGLPKLPPPPPNSRPLDEKRKNITVGSSVSSRIPNNVQRQPSASCENLSTHSRTRAKSFTVSTPFNFRSDERAEKRKEFFKKVEEKKKKEDAVKEQSSCGFKEHQEFKNPQVGGFQAPMISLTSPSVRRNQTPGRENIQKSRESPQKVASVKTTNARNPTTEKYKRCKIHPSLTKKKTQEDSSPNVL comes from the exons ATGGGAGACTCCGTCTGTCTTGCGAGATCCTTCTCGCAACCTGCAGATACTTCGTCGCACGAG GTGATTCCTCGTGGTGTGCTGACGGAATCAGTATCCTTCGGTAGATTTGCGTCGGAGACGCTACAGTGGGCGAAATGGTCGGCTTTTACTCAGAATCGTTACTTGGAAGAGGTTGAGAGGTTCACGAAACCTGGTTCTGTGGCTGAGAAGAAAGCTTTCTTTGAAGCTCACTTCAAGAACCGAGCGTCCGGGAACACCACAAAGACCAAGAAGACCCAAGAAGTACAGAAAGAGAATCTTGTTGATTCTGAAGTACCACTTGTGAGTGAAGTAAGGCGTGGAGATGTGGTGTGTAGTGCTGTGAAGATTATTCATGAAACTGTGTGTGAAGTACCGGAAGAGAATCTCGTTGATTCAGAGGTAACATGTATAGAGGTGTTTAGTGCTGAGATGGGTTCTGTTGCTCCATCGGTTTCTGTAACCGATGCAATTTCTGAGAAGTTTGATTCTGTGGTTGTTCCTGAAGACGAGGATCTTGACAAG GAAAATTCTACTTCCTTGAGCAAAGAAAGACATCCTAGTTCTTCTTCAGGATCAAAGACCAACAGTAGAAGTTCAATCCCGGAATCCTCCTTTTCTGTAGCACTTGATCTGCCACTTAAGAAAGCCAGGAAAGAGCCACTTTCGACTAGGAAAAGGTCAACTAATGTATCGAGAAACCAAAGCAGATCACCTCCTCAACCCTTTCACATGTCAATCAATTGTGCTCCTACTGATAATTCCGGCAAAAAGATGCACCAGAGCGGTTCTAGAAGCAGTACCAAGGTTAAAGATGCATTGAAAGCAGATAAGGAGAGATCAGGTCCAAGTTCAGTGCACATGCCACTCAACTCTGCTACCTCTACTCGTCAAACGACCAAAACAGCTCCAAAAAGGCTAGCAAGAAGATCCACTACACAGAAAACAAGTTCATCAAATGCTGGAACCAGTGCAAAACCGAAGGGAAACGAACCAACAGTAGCTTCAAAAGGTCGCAAGAGACCATTGTCTAGAGGAGCCAAAGAAGATTCAGATGTTCCAAAATGTTCAACCAGA GCCTCTGCTTTAGGGTTACCAAAACTTCCTCCTCCTCCTCCTAATAGTCGGCCATTAGACGAGAAAAG GAAAAACATAACTGTAGGTAGCTCAGTTTCTAGCAGAATACCAAACAATGTGCAAAGACAGCCTTCTGCCAG CTGCGAGAATCTTTCAACTCATAGCAGAACCAGAGCAAAGTCTTTCACTGTTTCTACTCCCTTCAACTTCAGAAGTGATGAACGGGCTGAAAAGAGGAAAGAG TTCTTCAAGAAGGTAGAAGAAAAGAAAAAGAAAGAAGATGCTGTCAAAGAGCAATCGTCTTGTGGCTTCAAGGAACATCAAGAATTCAAGAACCCGCAAGTTGGTGGTTTTCAG GCACCAATGATAAGTCTCACTTCACCAAGCGTCCGCAGGAATCAAACTCCAGGAAGAGAGAACATACAAAAGTCTCGTGAATCTCCCCAGAAAGTTGCCTCAGTGAAGACCACAAACGCCAGAAATCCAACGACGGAGAAGTACAAACGCTGCAAGATTCATCCCTCGCTGACAAAGAAGAAAACTCAAGAAGATTCGTCTCCTAATGTTCTCTAG
- the LOC106322314 gene encoding ultraviolet-B receptor UVR8-like: MDATTSGTQSLHCHNLPEQPVSSAASPPVTPFQRQKRQCFGDSTPGEFPLAANPSIVLHVLTECRLDPRDLANLEATCSFFSQPAHFAPDCSLSLPELAALDMCNKRMIFKPMSEQEREEMKRRCGGSWKLVLRYLLAGEACCRREQSQAIAGPGHSIAVTSKGQVYTFGHNNSGQLGHGHTDEEARILPVRSMLGIRIIQAAAGAGRTMLISDNGSVYACGKDLFGEAEYGGQGGSRQVTTPQLVTSLKNIFVVQAAIGNFFTAVLSREGKVYTFSWGNDGRLGHQTEANDVEPRPLLGPLENVPVVQIAAGYCYLLALACQPNGMSVYSVGCGLGGKLGHGSKTDEKYPRVIKQFQLLNFQPRVVAAGAWHAAVVGQDGRVCTWGWGRYGCLGHGNEEGESVPKVVEGLSHVKAVHVATGDYTTFVVSEDGDVYSFGCGESASLGHHTAVFEQRDRQANVLSPAVVTSLKQVKERVVQISLTNSIYWNAHTFALTESGKVFAFGAGDKGQLGAELGRDQTERCAPERVNIDLS, encoded by the exons ATGGATGCTACAACTAGTGGAACTCAATCTTTACATTGTCATAACTTACCGGAGCAACCAGTTTCCTCTGCTGCTTCTCCTCCCGTGACTCCATTTCAGAGGCAGAAACGCCAATGCTTTGGAGACTCAACTCCTGGAGAGTTTCCTTTAGCAGCTAACCCTTCCATTGTCCTTCATGTTCTCACTGAATGTAGATTGGATCCTCGTGACCTCGCAAATCTTGAG GCAACATGCTCCTTCTTTAGCCAGCCAGCACACTTTGCACCGGACTGTAGCTTATCCTTACCTGAGCTCGCTGCTCTCGACATGTGTAATAAAAGGATGATTTTCAAACCGATGAGTGAACAAGAACGTGAAGAAATGAAACGTAGATGCGGAGGTTCATGGAAACTAGTCCTTAGGTATTTGCTGGCTGGTGAAGCGTGTTGTCGAAGAGAGCAATCTCAAGCCATTGCTGGTCCTGGTCACAGCATTGCCGTCACATCAAAGGGACAAGTCTATACCTTTGGTCACAATAACTCTGGTCAGCTAGGACATGGCCATACCGATGAAGAAGCTCGTATACTGCCCGTCAG GTCAATGTTGGGAATCAGAATTATCCAAGCAGCAGCTGGTGCTGGTCGGACAATGCTGATAAGCGACAATGGGAGTGTTTACGCGTGTGGGAAAGATTTGTTTGGTGAAGCAGAGTATGGAGGGCAAGGAGGGTCTAGACAGGTTACAACTCCTCAGCTTGTGACATCTTTAAAGAACATATTTGTTGTGCAAGCGGCGATAGGGAACTTCTTTACTGCTGTTCTGTCGCGAGAAGGGAAGGTTTATACATTCTCTTGGGGCAACGATGGTAGACTTGGTCATCAAACCGAGGCTAATGATGTCGAGCCACGTCCTTTGTTAGGACCGTTAGAGAATGTACCCGTTGTGCAGATTGCTGCTGGTTATTGCTACCTTCTTGCCTTGGCTTGTCAACCAAATGGCAT GTCGGTTTATTCGGTTGGTTGCGGTTTGGGAGGCAAACTTGGTCACGGGTCAAAAACCGATGAGAAGTATCCTCGGGTTATCAAGCAGTTTCAGCTACTGAACTTTCAACCTAGGGTAGTTGCAGCGGGTGCTTGGCATGCCGCGGTTGTAGGTCAAGATGGAAGAGTGTGTACTTGGGGTTGGGGAAGATACGGTTGCTTAGGACACGGTAACGAGGAGGGTGAGTCAGTTCCTAAGGTCGTTGAAGGGCTAAGCCATGTCAAGGCGGTTCATGTAGCAACAGGAGACTACACTACTTTTGTGGTCTCGGAAGATGGTGATGTTTACTCTTTTGGTTGTGGTGAATCTGCTAGTCTGGGTCACCATACAGCCGTTTTTGAACAG CGTGATCGGCAAGCTAATGTGTTGAGTCCAGCGGTAGTAACATCGCTGAAACAAGTGAAAGAGCGGGTGGTTCAGATTAGTTTAACGAACTCGATATACTGGAACGCACATACGTTTGCTCTCACGGAATCAGGGAAGGTATTTGCGTTTGGTGCGGGAGATAAGGGTCAGCTTGGAGCAGAGCTTGGTCGTGACCAAACAGAGAGGTGTGCACCTGAAAGAGTAAATATCGATCTCAGTTAG
- the LOC106326390 gene encoding anther-specific protein BCP1-like, translating to MVRLHVALLLLFIAVSTAIVSATDKPSVTTAGPPTATTPTSGDVEAAEAPGDDNAIGTTDDDAPGTPGDDDVAVAGPIGSETSYANYPPPQQTSGSGVTAMIGVVSVAATTVGSFFFF from the coding sequence ATGGTGCGCCTTCACGTAGCTCTCCTTCTTCTCTTCATTGCCGTCTCCACCGCCATCGTATCAGCTACCGATAAACCGTCGGTAACCACCGCCGGACCTCCAACCGCAACAACTCCGACCAGTGGAGATGTCGAGGCAGCAGAGGCTCCAGGAGACGACAATGCCATCGGAACAACCGACGATGATGCACCTGGTACTCCCGGAGATGATGATGTGGCAGTCGCCGGACCTATCGGAAGCGAAACTTCGTACGCAAACTATCCGCCGCCTCAGCAAACTTCCGGCAGTGGCGTCACCGCTATGATTGGAGTCGTTTCTGTCGCTGCTACGACGGTTGGATCGTTCTTCTTTTTCTGA
- the LOC106326056 gene encoding uncharacterized protein LOC106326056 → MHMDELLLYDREAYEALLAAEPEHWCRAFFSKTGRSANVCNNLSESFNRTIKKARELPLINMLETIRRQAMMRISRRFKRAAKCIMQFPQRIADVLEVNRKNSKDCQIMVSSDNLYEVLVHDLSHEVSLRMGTCACGRWDLVGIPCNHAICVINDIRRKPEEYVVNYYKTPVWIDTYRDNIKPVNGELCWNKTGKGPIGVPGFKKMPGRPKKKRIAPAHESPSKPNRTTRGRRTITCSNCKQVGHNKGTCKNQSFVVEGPKRKRGRPQKIPVDGESYQSPPPKKTKKN, encoded by the exons ATGCACATGGACGAGCTGCTTTTATATGACAGAGAGGCGTATGAAGCATTGTTGGCTGCAGAACCAGAACATTGGTGTCGAGCTTTCTTCTCAAAAACTGGAAGGTCGGCTAATGTTTGCAACAACCTTTCAGAAAGCTTCAACCGGACCATCAAAAAGGCTAGAGAATTGCCTTTGATTAATATGTTGGAAACCATCAGAAGACAAGCCATGATGCGTATTTCTCGTAGGTTTAAGAGGGCAGCCAAGTGTATAATGCAATTCCCGCAAAGAATAGCAGATGTGTTGGAGGTGAATAGAAAAAACAGCAAAGACTGCCAAATCATGGTAAGTAGTGATAACTTGTATGAGGTTTTAGTGCATGATTTAAGTCATGAGGTCAGCCTGAGAATGGGAACGTGTGCTTGTGGGCGTTGGGACCTAGTTGGCATACCTTGCAACCATGCAATTTGTGTCATCAATGACATTCGTCGAAAACCAGAAGA GTATGTTGTTAACTACTATAAAACTCCAGTGTGGATAGACACATATAGGGACAACATCAAACCAGTCAATGGGGAGCTCTGTTGGAATAAAACTGGTAAGGGACCCATTGGTGTTCCTGGATTTAAAAAGATGCCAGGACGTCCTAAGAAAAAGAGAATTGCACCAGCTCATGAGTCCCCATCAAAGCCCAATAGAACAACTCGTGGTAGGAGGACTATCACTTGTAGTAATTGCAAACAGGTTGGACATAACAAAGGGACTTGTAAGAATCAATCTTTTGTGGTCGAAGGTCCAAAACGAAAACGTGGAAGACCTCAGAAGATACCT GTTGATGGTGAAAGCTACCAGTCTCCTCCACCTAAAAAGACAAAGAAAAACTAA